The genome window ATATCATAGTTTTATAGATAATGATATCTATTGCTGATAATATTTTCATACTCTCTCACATAAGTTTTGTTTTGGGGGATACACCAGAGCTGATTCGCTTTTTCCAAAAAGCTTTTCTGTTCAGACGGACGGTCCGGATGGTGGTAAAAAATAGCAGCACTCTTTTTATCAACAGTATTTTCATGTTATGGAAATACATATCTTTGAAAACAGCCTTCCACGGAGGGAACGTATCCGATGGGGCATGGCCGGAATAAAAGGCGAAATCTGCCGCGGCCGGGGATAAAAAAGCGCTTGTGGCGGCTCCGTCCAACCGGAATTCCGTTTGCCAAGGCAAGGCTTGCCCGCTATATTCCCGCTATGTCGCACCATCCATTCGCCCTTTTTTTCCGCCTGACGCTCCTGGCCGCGCTTGCCGCCCTTCTCGGCGGCTGCCTCGGCGGCGGCTCCGCCGACCCGTACAGCAAACGCTACACGGCCGAGGACATCAACCCCAATCCGGCCATTCTCAACAGCGCCATCATCAAGGGCACGAACCTCTCGAACCTGCGGCTGCAGAACGTGGTGGTCAAGGATGCCACGTTCCTCAACACCACCTCGCAGGGCGCGGTTTTCAAAAACGTCGTTTTTGACAACTGCCGCTTCATCAACGCCAAATTCGACCGCGCGGTCATGGAAAA of uncultured delta proteobacterium contains these proteins:
- a CDS encoding hypothetical protein (Evidence 5 : No homology to any previously reported sequences), whose translation is MEKANQLWCIPQNKTYVREYENIISNRYHYL
- a CDS encoding hypothetical protein (Evidence 5 : No homology to any previously reported sequences), yielding MPWQTEFRLDGAATSAFLSPAAADFAFYSGHAPSDTFPPWKAVFKDMYFHNMKILLIKRVLLFFTTIRTVRLNRKAFWKKRISSGVSPKTKLM